Genomic DNA from Halobaculum sp. MBLA0147:
GAGCCGCACGCGCCGCCGTCTCGCTCGCGGGGTCGTCTCGCACCGCGCCGTTGCGTACCCGTGCCAGCGCGGTGACGCCGTTGATCCCGACGTTGACCGCGAGCTTCTCCCAGCGTCGCCGCGCCATGTCCGCGTCGGCGGTACACCGGAGCCCGGCGGCCCGACACGCCGCCGCGACTCGCTCGGCACGTGCGGAGGGGTCGTCGTCGAACCGCGTGTCGTGGCCGTCGTCGCCGGAGGCACCACCACCGAGTCCCGGCAACGCGCCGACGTGGAGCTCACCGACGCCGGTACACCGCACTACTCCGGGCTCGACGAGTTCTGCGCCGTAGGTCGCGGTCCCGGCCAGCACCCGATCGCCCAACTCCCCGTGGAGCGTCTCCTCGGTCAACCCGTTCGTCAGCGACCAGACCGTCTCGACGGAGCCACTCGCGAGCGCCGCGGCGGCGGTCGGCGTGTCGCGTGCCTTCACCGTCACGACGGCGAGGTCGGCGTCGAGACCAGTCCCGTCGGTCGTCGCCGCGGGCGCGACCGTCGCCTCGACTGCACCCGTCACTCGGAGTCCGGACTCGCGGACGGCGGCGACGTGTGGGTCGCGGCCGACGAGTGTCACCGCGTGCTCGCGAGCGAGCACCCCCCCGACGAGACTCCCCAGCGACCCCGCGCCGAAGACGACGACCTCCATCGGCCTCTCGTCGGTGTTCGACGGCAAGGTGGTTTGCGGTCGCGACGCACGCGTCTCGCGTGCCCGTCGACGCCCCCGTTCTCCCGGTCCCGACTTGTCGGAGCCGGTGACCGCCACACGCCCGTCTCGCGGTGCGAGATCCGCCGCAAGCTACTCACCGTCGCCGCCGGAGACTCACCCGTGATCGTCGTCCACACCGAGATTCCGATCGACCCCGAGCGGGAGGGGGCGTTCCGCGGGATCGCGGCCGAACTGGTCGCACACGCCGAGCGGGAGGAGCCAAACACGGTGCGGTACCGTGCGAGTCTGAGCGTCGACGACCCCCCGGTGGCTCGCTTCTTCGAACAGTACACCGGCGCCGACGCCGCGGAGACACACCAGGCGAGCGAGCCGTACCGACGGTTCAACGAGCGGCTCCCGGCACTGGCCGCCGGCGAGATCGAGACGGTGCAGTTCGAGGTGCCCGACGACGCCGTCGCGACGGCGACGTTCGCTCCGGAGGCGGCCGCCGCGGCCGTCGCCGACGAGTCGCCCGAACGGGACGA
This window encodes:
- a CDS encoding ketopantoate reductase family protein; this translates as MEVVVFGAGSLGSLVGGVLAREHAVTLVGRDPHVAAVRESGLRVTGAVEATVAPAATTDGTGLDADLAVVTVKARDTPTAAAALASGSVETVWSLTNGLTEETLHGELGDRVLAGTATYGAELVEPGVVRCTGVGELHVGALPGLGGGASGDDGHDTRFDDDPSARAERVAAACRAAGLRCTADADMARRRWEKLAVNVGINGVTALARVRNGAVRDDPASETAARAARETARVARAEGVSLSDEAAVTAVREVATATAENRSSTLQDVRAGRQTEADAILGAVVERGERAGVATPTTRTLWELLDAWEERRTSQ
- a CDS encoding putative quinol monooxygenase, translated to MIVVHTEIPIDPEREGAFRGIAAELVAHAEREEPNTVRYRASLSVDDPPVARFFEQYTGADAAETHQASEPYRRFNERLPALAAGEIETVQFEVPDDAVATATFAPEAAAAAVADESPERDETSESDEHDANS